Below is a window of Alphaproteobacteria bacterium DNA.
CCGAAAATAAGGCCGCTTAATGCCTCTGCCATCGGACCAATTGGAAAAAATCTTGGGTGAAAAATTCCCTGATTCGCAAATTCAAATCGACGATTTAGCCGGCGATAACGATCATTACCGCGTGCATATCGCCGCCCCGGCTTTTAATGGCAAAAGCCGCGTTGACATGCATAAAATGGTATTCGCCGCCATTCGCGGCACCCCGGCCGAAGGGATTCATGCCTTGTCTTTGGTAAC
It encodes the following:
- a CDS encoding BolA family transcriptional regulator, producing MPLPSDQLEKILGEKFPDSQIQIDDLAGDNDHYRVHIAAPAFNGKSRVDMHKMVFAAIRGTPAEGIHALSLVTKATT